The genome window ATGCACCTAAATGGGTTGGATTAAATGAtgctatttcagaaaaaaagccacaaagtAATTCTAGATTTTTACTCAACATTTTTCATGGAAGAAAGTCAGCTGATTCATCCTTGCTGTGCTTaagactgaagaaataaaactccaAGAACATCACACATAGACACAAGCATCCTAGACATTTCAGCTCCATCTTCCAattgcctgcttttttttttttttcttccattcagtGATGTCCTTTTGCCTCAGCAATCTCCTTCTTTTGCCTCTATATTCTATTGTATATTCTTAATAAAGTATGGCTACAGTTTTCACTTCCGGGTGTATTTGTCATCAgtatataatttcatttatgtattttgatCAAACTTTGCTTTTCATACCTTGGCTCATAAGCTCCAATGGGGATGGCTGCAAGATCAAAAGGTCCAAACCTTTTACCTATCTGCTCAAAAGCAACACAATATCCAGTAtctcctgaaaagaaaaacctatTCCAAGGTCCCAAGACAGACCAGCTGCCCCAAAGAACCTTGTTGTCATCTGTCGCAGTCCTTTTGCACCAATGTTGAGAAGGAGTGAAGACAAAAGTTACCGCATCATGACCAGGGACGCAGTTCTCTTCCCACCAATCCAGTTCAATCACATTCTCACAACCACATCTCTGCATCCAGTCCAAGAGCCCCAGAGGCACAAACCAGCGCAGCTCACTCCCAAAGCGTTCATTTAAACTCGTTACAGTGTTGTAGTCCAAATGATCATAATGGGTGTGGCTGATCATGACTGCATCTATTTTGGGGAGCTGCTCTACTGTGCACGGAGGTCCTCGGAAGCGCTTGGGACCCACCAGCTGAGTAGGGGAAGCTCGCTGGCTGAAGATTGGGTCAGTAAGAAATATAAGTTCATCCATTTCCACCATAACTGAGGCATGTCCCAACCATGTGACTCGCATACCAGTTCCTGTCTTCCCAGCAAGTTCCGGCTTTTGAACAAAATAAGGTTTTAACACTGGAAGCTCTTTATCGAGTTCCTAGCAAAAAAGAACACAATATGCATGAGAGATTTCAGAATGTACTTGGCTGTGGAACAAAAACTACATACGAAGCACAAATCAATACAGTCAAGACTTGCgctttgtttatatttttaggCAGAGAACTACAACACAAAACAGATGCCTTTTTAATGACCATTTTCTCAGCTACTTCCTCCTAATTTCATCTTAAGTTTTTGTAACATTTTCACTTCTCTGtcaagagagagaagagagagctCAAGAGTATCCCATCAGGCCAGGAGACCTACTAATAGAGAGAGTCTGAAAGCACTGCAGCGAAAGCACTGCAAGACACTAACAGCATCCTGGGAAAGGCTTTGTAATCAATTGACCTTCCCCAACCTGGAAAAGAatatctatatatacacacacacacacagagttacTGTAACAAATACTCAAGTTTAGCTTGTGCAACTAAATGATGCATCCCCTAAGTCCTAGCACAAATAAGTCACAAACCCACAGATGAAAGAGAATGCCACGTTCCTAACAGCACTCCACAAAAGCTG of Haliaeetus albicilla chromosome 14, bHalAlb1.1, whole genome shotgun sequence contains these proteins:
- the NAPEPLD gene encoding N-acyl-phosphatidylethanolamine-hydrolyzing phospholipase D isoform X2 produces the protein MDKKTDEEQPLTACNQYPKEVVRKRQNSGRGSRGSDSSRTSRKSFRLDYRLEEDVTKSKRGKDGKFVNPWPTWKSPTLPSILKWSLMEKNNSNVPCSKQELDKELPVLKPYFVQKPELAGKTGTGMRVTWLGHASVMVEMDELIFLTDPIFSQRASPTQLVGPKRFRGPPCTVEQLPKIDAVMISHTHYDHLDYNTVTSLNERFGSELRWFVPLGLLDWMQRCGCENVIELDWWEENCVPGHDAVTFVFTPSQHWCKRTATDDNKVLWGSWSVLGPWNRFFFSGDTGYCVAFEQIGKRFGPFDLAAIPIGAYEPRWFMKYQHVDPEEAVRIHIDVQAKKSVAIHWGTFALANEYYLDPPVKLNEALERYGLKQEDFFVLNHGESRDLSTNDGFE